The following coding sequences lie in one Silene latifolia isolate original U9 population chromosome 5, ASM4854445v1, whole genome shotgun sequence genomic window:
- the LOC141656491 gene encoding long-chain-alcohol oxidase FAO1-like produces MQSNTYNIKTLEQKKMKKVGESSHPKLRKSYEQKSCNPPLMSSSEMESLTSICEAIFPPLDPPSHLDHVNDSTKTFFNFSGSQRNIPSESAEVIMTKVLPEAVILVRVVLWLLSTRIGTFLLCGSLCIGKSFPYITKFPQLPIDRREKILQNWSNIKFFSPLRLIFFFIKALCLYHVFSSVDDKCNNPTWEAIGYKPENTTTTDNNKKERPLEKGIIETLYETPSSLLQSLASKGLQVTEDPQNNLYKIKCDVVIVGSGCGGGVAAAILAGAGQKVVVLEKGNYYTSSDYSSLEGPSMEELYDRSGKIPTTDGSVTLLAGSAVGGGTAVNWSAALNTPDEVLKEWSEENGLALFGSPRYRFAMECVNQRLGVTKGCVKEGFQNQVLRKGCENLGFEADRVPRNSSESHYCGSCYCGCKSADKQGTDVTWLVDAVNMGAVIITGSEATKLLFNQNKDGRHKKKRCIGLVATSLNEKITRKFQIEAKVTISACGSLLTPPLLKSSGLRNKHIGKNFHIHPSLMVWGYFPPEGPTSEFEGKVFEGGLITSAHKVFSEQGSSSMPRALIETPALGPGACGVLIPWESGMDVKKRMLRYSRTANLFVMIRDEGSGEIRSKTRITHNLTRLDRENMTVGLRRALQIMIAAGAVEVGTYRSDGQRLECKGKTAEEIEEFLGSVFATRGPLSDRFWGNYSSAHHMGSCRMGKSEKDGAVDENGESWEAEDLFVCDGSVLPSAVGVNPMITIQSTAYCISKKLAESLKNREYIG; encoded by the exons atgcaaagcaaCACTTACAACATCAAAACACTAGagcaaaaaaaaatgaagaaagtaGGTGAAAGTAGTCATCCAAAATTAAGGAAATCATATGAACAAAAGAGCTGCAATCCTCCATTAATGTCTTCCTCAGAAATGGAGTCCTTAACTAGCATTTGTGAAGCCATTTTTCCTCCACTTGATCCTCCTTCTCATCTTGATCATgttaatgattctactaaaaccTTTTTCAATTTCTCTGGTTCCCAAAGAAATATCCCTAGTGAG TCTGCAGAAGTGATAATGACCAAGGTGTTACCAGAAGCAGTAATTTTGGTAAGGGTGGTACTATGGTTACTATCAACAAGAATAGGAACATTTTTACTGTGTGGGTCACTTTGCATTGGTAAATCATTCCCTTATATCACAAAGTTTCCACAATTACCAATTGATAGAAGGGAAAAAATTCTACAAAATTGGTCAAACATCAAGTTCTTCAGTCCTCTAAGATTAATTTTCTTCTTCATCAAGGCTTTGTGCCTCTACCATGTCTTCTCCTCG GTGGATGACAAATGCAACAATCCAACATGGGAAGCTATAGGCTACAAACCAGAGAACACTACTACAACCGACAATAATAAGAAAGAGCGGCCTTTGGAAAAGGGTATTATTGAGACTCTCTACGAGACTCCGTCAAGTCTTCTTCAGTCACTCGCTAGCAAAGGTCTCCAGGTCACAGAAGACCCTCAAAACAACCTTTACAAGATAAAGTGTGATGTCGTAATTGTGGGATCTGGCTGTGGGGGCGGCGTAGCAGCTGCTATCCTAGCTGGGGCTGGCCAAAAGGTGGTTGTCCTTGAGAAAGGGAATTACTACACGTCATCCGACTACTCCTCCCTAGAAGGTCCGTCAATGGAAGAGCTTTACGATAGAAGTGGCAAGATTCCAACCACTGACGGATCTGTCACGCTACTAGCAGGCTCTGCAGTTGGGGGTGGTACAGCTGTCAACTGGTCAGCGGCTCTGAATACGCCAGATGAGGTTCTAAAAGAGTGGTCCGAGGAAAATGGGTTAGCCCTGTTTGGCAGCCCACGGTACAGGTTTGCCATGGAATGTGTAAACCAGAGGCTTGGTGTTACTAAAGGCTGTGTGAAAGAAGGGTTTCAAAATCAGGTCTTGAGAAAAGGGTGTGAGAATCTAGGGTTTGAAGCCGATAGGGTTCCGAGAAACTCATCTGAAAGTCACTATTGCGGGTCTTGTTATTGTGGGTGTAAGTCCGCGGACAAGCAAGGGACTGATGTCACCTGGTTAGTTGATGCTGTCAACATGGGTGCAGTGATCATTACTGGCAGTGAGGCTACAAAGCTTCTATTTAACCAAAACAAAGACGGAAGACATAAAAAGAAAAGGTGCATCGGACTGGTTGCAACTTCACTCAATGAAAAAATCACTCGAAAGTTTCAGATTGAAGCGAAAGTGACTATCTCAGCATGTGGTTCATTACTGACACCTCCCCTTCTGAAGTCTAGTGGACTGAGAAACAAGCATATTGGGAAGAATTTTCACATTCACCCTTCCCTAATGGTTTGGGGATACTTCCCTCCGGAAGGGCCCACTTCCGAGTTTGAAGGCAAGGTTTTTGAGGGCGGGTTAATTACATCAGCCCACAAGGTCTTCTCGGAGCAAGGGTCTTCTTCTATGCCAAGAGCCCTGATAGAGACACCTGCACTTGGGCCAGGAGCCTGTGGTGTGTTAATCCCGTGGGAGTCGGGAATGGATGTAAAGAAGCGGATGTTAAGGTATTCTAGAACGGCAAATTTGTTTGTGATGATTAGAGATGAAGGGTCAGGGGAAATCAGGTCCAAGACCAGGATAACTCACAACTTGACTCGACTAGACCGAGAAAATATGACCGTCGGACTAAGGCGGGCCCTTCAGATTATGATAGCAGCAGGGGCGGTTGAGGTCGGGACTTACAGGAGTGATGGTCAGAgactagaatgcaaagggaagaCTGCTGAAGAAAtcgaggagtttcttgggtcagTTTTTGCAACCAGGGGACCGCTATCAGACCGTTTCTGGGGAAACTACAGTTCGGCTCATCATATGGGGAGTTGCAGGATGGGGAAGTCCGAGAAAGATGGGGCGGTGGATGAAAATGGGGAGAGTTGGGAAGCAGAAGATCTGTTTGTTTGTGATGGAAGTGTTCTACCCAGTGCTGTCGGTGTCAATCCTATGATCACTATACAGTCTACTGCTTACTGTATTTCTAAGAAACTTGCTGAGTCTCTGAAGAACAGAGAGTACATAGGTTAA